The Musa acuminata AAA Group cultivar baxijiao chromosome BXJ2-5, Cavendish_Baxijiao_AAA, whole genome shotgun sequence genomic interval TTGAATCTTTGCAAATTAAGCTCCATTATTTAATGGCGCCTCTTATATTCTATATTTTTTTTGCTCAAAGGGTGCCCCCCATATTCATTTTTAATAGAGGCACCCTTTCTCGATgaaaatattttctcacttttattaaataatttgatcacatatgttattgaattataataaaattatcaaatataacaAAATGATAATCATCATCttacaattaaaataaaattataataaaattatcaaatataataAAGTGATAATCACCATCTTATAATCATTCTTATTGATCATGCaaaacttttaattaattttgTGAAAGTTGATCGAATtacaattgaaattaaattaagTTACACTAGATCATATAACCtataaaaaaaactttaattttgttgattaatcataaaaaaatctttaaaaatatataaaataatactaAGCATAATAAATTCATATCTTAATGATTCTACCAAAATCAGGTTAGTTTCATTGAATTTGACTAAGTTACACTCGAAATTAACCTATACACTTGATTACAAAATGTATTACAAAAATCTTTAATTCTGATAATTACCcatcataaaattatataaaaatataaaaatatattaatcatcTTAGATTCATAATCAGATAGTTTGGTATACGTTCGAGTTGGTTTAGTAAAAATTGATCActccttatatatataaatatgtatgtatatatatatatatatatatatatatatatatatatatatatatatatatatatacaaatacatatatgtatatatgtacatatatatacatatgtatatatatatgtacatacatatgtatatatatggacatatatatgtatatatatacatatatatatatatatatgtatatatatctatataataACCTTTAGATTTTGAATATAATTAGTAATAGTAATTTCTGTTATTTTTATTAAAGTAAATAAAAGACTTAGAATGCGAGAACAAAAGTGAGAAAGATAAAGTTTTAAAGAATTTATTATGAAAGGAATTTTATCATTCATTGaggtaaaatatatttatataagttttaaAGGAGAGATTTTTCTTTGCACTCAAATCATGTATTTAGATTATATACTTAAATCTATGATCCATTCTCAAATCATAAATTTATTAAGGATTAAAGGAcctaagaaatataaatttatcattCCCTATTTACTTTTATCATGATCTTCTTTCAAATatagtataatataatataaataaattttaaaatctatattattattattattattattattcatttgaTCAACTTTTGTAGTTGGTACTTTATCTTTCTCGTGTGACAATGTGCCAATGCTGCAGGAAGTGTCCATCTGTCTCtttaaaagaaaggaaaacaagAAGTAGCATGGACAAGTTCAGTACACAGCTAAAGCCAATGTGTGGCTTATTTGACCATTGTCATAGCACATGAGAGCAAAACAAAATCCAAGTAGCCATCTActaaatcatcaacaaaaaagtacTGCTTATCATCTGAATTTAATCTGTTGTTTGTTCTTCACAGAGGCTTCTCAGATCGGTCTGTGGCTGCGAGTACTTCGCGGACAGTATTTTGGAAGCGATAATGCCATTAGCAGTTTCAGTATAATGGACTCCATCCCAGCTCACATACCGGGATCCCTCCGGGCAAGCCGTCGCCGTAGGTTGGCCGCAGGTCATCCTCTCCTTGTAGTTGTACGGCGGACCGCCATGGCCGCAGCAAGCCATCAATGGCTTCTCGATGCCTGCTCGCATCGAAGAAGGGGATGTTCATCTTCCCAGTACGCACTTCCATGCATTAAATGTGACACTTGGTGGAGTAGAACTTACTGTACTGCGTGTGGTTGGCTATGAGATCGTACTTGATGGAGAACATGTCGACGTAGACGATGACTGCGTTCTTCAACTCCTGTCGCATCTTCTCACAGAGGTCTCTCAGTCCGTAATTGTAGGCTTTAGCCGCATCGTTATAAGCCGAGAGGCATCCGAATGCATCCAGCTGGCTGTCGTTCTTTCTATGCAATGCAAGCGTCTGAGGTAAACAGCCGAGAGGCCCAGTGTTGTAGACCCAAAACTTCCTACCTCCGTTTTCGAACATAGACTGCAGATTTACATGCAGTGTTTTGATCTCCAGTTTCACTAGATTTCTTTCTGAGACGTAAAGGAAATATAACTTTGAGTACCTTAATGGCATCTTCGATCTTGTTTAGCATGGTTGGGATTTTGAGGAGGACCTGTGGGTAGCTCAAGTTCAAATAGAAGGCCTTGGCAAGATCATTCTGGCCTATGTCAATGCTATAAACTGCATGCTTAAACTCTTTCTCAGTGACTAAAGATCCTGAGCCTGCATTTGTTGTTTGACATAATCTGACATAAGGATGCAGTAACAACTCATCACgttcttttctctcaatcaaagcaTAAAGCAGCGTTTCAGTAGACTGCAACAGTACCTTCTGTCATGAGCTCACGGGTGCGGTTTTTGAAGTGAAGGAACTGAAGCACCTGAGTTGATAAAGGGAAGGGATTTCCAGGCAGATCGACTGCTGCTCCAACTACTGCGAAGTTTACTCCATGAGAAAAGTTTGAGCCTGAGGACTCCAAGTAATGGCTCAAGTAGCTCATCTTCAACCCCTCACCTAAATACAATGAGGTAAGATTAGGATATACTAGTGTGATACCAGCGAACCACATGAAAGGCTGCGGCGATGCATACAGATGAAGTCGACGTACAGGCGGCCGTCACTGAAACGGCCGGTCGTCTTGTGGAAGAACTGCCGGCCGGACGGTGGGCCGAGGTAGAAGCCGAGGCCGGCGGCGAAGCCTCCGGTGTCGGAATTCGAGTCGCCAAAGTTGAAGAGCACACATTTGGATTCAACTGCACTCCTTAAGGAAAGGAGTAGTAGCAGTAGAGCTAGAACAACTTgtgatggaagaagaagaagagacaggGGATTTCCTTGCCATGGCTTCGCCATGAACTGtgcctcttcctctcctcctcctcctagatGTTGACCAACTTGTGGCTATCTTTCTTCCAGTCTTTATGATTATGTTTACCTTGATCCGACAAGTGCAAAGAGTAATGCAAGTGGACAACATAGATTATGAGTAGCAGACAAAACGATCACTATATAATGGTACGTCTCTGTCAGTGATTGATGGTCACTATATAATTTGTCAATCTGCATCTTCCCATGTGAATGAATCAATAGTATTCCAAATATGTAATAAACAATATGAATATGAACTTATGATATCTTAAAACTATTCAGAACCAGTTCATAGGATTGCAAATGCATGTGTTAGGAGTTCTTTTAGACATCTAACCATGTGAGGGTGTCACCTATTGGCCCAAAATTTCAAGGGTATCAAATCAATGGTTTAAGGGTTATTAGTTTGTTTAAATTCCCTTTAAACTATATATAAAACATTGACTTTTCACTTAGCAAAATTATATATCTCTGAAGTTGgtgattttgatatatttttttgaaggTATATGTATTTGTAAAGCTCAAAAAATTTCAGTTAATTTTCCTTAGTTGGCTATCATTTTATTGTTAGAATAGTGAAGTTGGAATTCTATTTAATGTCGTTATTTTTAAATGACGTCATAattgaaataaaaatttaaggatattttagatattttatttttaaataatttaaattcatcctACCAATGCCGGATCCGAAAGGTTtttaatcaaatccttgcactcaTCTTCAAGCTTGATGGATGAGTCCACTCACCATCCCAACTACAATTCACAACAAAAAGTTTCGGCCTTCGGGTTAGCCTGTTAAAAGCCCAAAAGCCCACATCAGGTCAAATCTCTTCCAATCTTTGCGACGTCCACTCGTTTGCCGTCGCTGCTGCCCTTCCTCCGCAAAGACCCCGCCGAACCCCTCTTCTCTCCTTTCCTCCTCCTCGACTTTAGAGATCGGAGTCGAGAGATTGAAGATGCTTCAGTGTATATTCTTCCTGTCGGATTCCGGGTAATGACCTCTGCGATCTCCACTCCCCTTCCTTCCCTTTGCCCCAGAAGCCCTAGTTTCTCTTCGACCTTTGAATTACTTGTAatatgttcttttttttctttggctGTAATTTCGCAACTGATCTTGTTCAGCTGGATCTTTGCAGGGAGGTCATGCTCGAGAAGCAGATGACGGGGCACCGCGTGGATCGATCCATTTGCGCTTGGTTCTGGGATTATGTCCTCTCCCAAGGCGGTGATCCCTCCAAGGTAAAACACGCCCACTTTAGTATGTTAGACTTTAGAAAGATTCAATCTGTAGGTGTTTGGTTGATCAAAAACTGAGTCTTTTGTTCTTGAATTCTTTAGAAATCCATATGCCAGCTGCCATTTTAATGATGGTTGATATATACTGATTTTCATTCTGTTGTTTGTCCTGTGATGGGTTAGATTTTACCTGTGATTGCATCCCCGACACATTATCTGTTCCAACTCTTTCGTGATGGAATCATATTCTTGGCATGCACGCAGGTCGAGATGCCACCACTTATGGGTATCGAGGTCAGCTCTTAATTCCTTTTTTCAATTAAATGTTTCACAATTTATACATTACATTTTTTTTGTACTGCTAGAAAAGACAAATTGCAAGATTGTGTTGTTTGTATGAAGCAGATCCTTGCAATTTTTGAAAAGTGTTGACTTCTTTGACAATAAATAATACTTAGGTTTGAAAAGCGATGTATTTCACCAGACAAGACTAgttgttcttttcttatttattgttCTCTCTTTCCatgattgagttgtaaaaggatcAGGCTGGAGTGTCAACTAGAATGAATGAAGCTTGTGCATTGGTTGCAAGATACCTAGTAGAGCTGAAAATGGAGAAAGCATAACAAGCTTTATGCTACTGTAGTTTAAGTTGGAAAGCTGTCATATGGATTTATGTCCGGACTTAACTTGTGAGGATAGTActctgtgtttatgttttggcttctgttttttttattttttataatattataatcatTTTTCTACCTTATGCCCTTGAGCTGTGAGAGATACCTGTGTGTTGCTTCTAAAATGGTAATAGCCTCTAAAATGGTACTGTGCGATCTCAAAATAGTATGCTTTATTCTATGCTTCCCCTTCTGGTAAGTTCACCATATGTTAACATCGGGTGACAAAATAATTGATGCAAGCATGATATGAACATCATTTGCAGGTTACTATGTAATGGCCTGATTTGTATGAGACCCTTATATCAGTATGCCATTTGATGTGCCTATCACGATTCTTGAGATCTTATCATTCTTGAAGTTGTAAACCTATGCCTCAAAGAATCTATTCCCAGTTCATagttcttgtttcttttaatcttTTAATCACTTTGAAAAAAAAACCTGTAAAGGGAAAAAGGAAATTCTTTTGCAATCTCAAACATATGGTAGGATCCTGACCCACATGGAATGGCATAGTAGACACAACATGTCAATTGTTTTGATTTGAATGACATGCTGACTGTAGCAACATACAGAGCACAAACATGAATGTGAAATGAGCCTAAGGCAGTAGTGCAACAAGCATTATGACAGAATGGATTTTGATGTATGTTTGTATGATAGTATGCATTGAGATTTTCATGATATTTGAAAATTATATGCTGCTAAGAGGAATCCAAGATTTGAAAATTATATATCCCAGCCTAGACCACCAAATCTATGAGTCTTGTGGCATTTGGACAAGGCTGTAAATATCCATTTAATGGTTGTGTGGGTACTTTCATGATGCTTTTCATTACTTAATGTCGAGGAACGTGTTCTAATTTACAAGAGCATGATTTTTCACTTTTGCAGTTCCTTTGCAGAGTCGCAGATGTTCTGACTGATTATCTAGGAGGATTAAATGAGGACTTGATTAAAGACAATTTCATAATTGTATATGAGGTATGTACCTGAAGTTCCTTTGTTTTGCCACTACAGTTCACATATTTGATTAAAGCTTCTCTTTATAGAGCGAAGCTCTGGAATGCTTCAAATCTGTCATTTGAACAATTTGAGCTCTTTGGAAAAATAATAGTTCTAATGAACTCGAGAACTGGGCTACTTATGTGGGTTGCGATACCAATAAGGCAAAATTAGGAGAATAAAATTCTCATTTTCTGTCTTTCTATCTACACTTGTCTCATTGGTAGTACTTGTAGTTGTTAAGCATAAAGAGCAGTGTTCATTTAATACATAATAATTTTCATCTCTTTCaaactacaagaaaaaaaaaatctaatgtcAAATGCACATGCATTAGATTTTTCATGAGTTTCTTTTAAGTATGTTATTAATATTATCCTCAGTATGAGGTATAGATGCACATGATGTTACCAATAGGCTTTTGCACATGATGTACACCATGGGAATGTGGATTGTAATCAAGGTCAGGTGAATGTACATGATATATAGCTTCTATCCCTAAGGATATTCTAAAagcaaaatttgaaaaaaaaaggaaaaagaagcctTAGTGCTTGTCAGGGTTCTTAATTTCGATATGTACTGctcagtacgggcggtacgtatcagTTGGAGAGGATATCAGTACGCGGACCACCCTCTACCGGGCGATCCCAGTGCTTTGATCGGTACCGAGGCACACCGACTGGTACCATTCcagatttcgatcgttactgagGCGTACCGATCGGTACGTCTTGGTATGGTAGGTGAAGgtgtttttaaggttttagggttTACCGATGGTACATACCGGTACGTACCGAGCAGAGCTTGGTATGCCAGTACGGATCGATATTCAAAACCTTGGTGCTTGTTTAGTCGTGGTCTTGGTGTAGTCTATCTTGCCCACTGGATGGTTTTAATCAGATTGCTAAGATGAGAATGATTTGCTTCATCTCATGATGAGAAATAGATATATTGCAAAATTCTCAAGTTTACAATTTTTTCTTGTAGATAATTACAACCAAGCAGCATTATATCATTTTTGATTTTCCAATTTGGGTATGCTGAGTACCTGTTAGTTCAGATGAACCTTTGTCTCTAATCAAAGATttttcatgaatcatttcattTAATTAATGATGAATGTTTCAGGAGCATTACCAAAATGTTAGTAGTACTTGTCCTTGTCAAAGACTAAATGGCAAAGTGACAGAAAAGAAATCAAATTGAACTCTTTTCCAATTTGATATTGTAATGAAGAGGTAAAAACCAAAATATATTTTGCTTGCATTGCAACCTTTGGAGACATTTTAACCATCAAATCATGCCTTGAATGGGTCTTCTTATGCTGTGAGGGCAATATAATTTTTGTTGAGAAATATTACTTGATTTGGACTTATTTACTTTGTTAGCTCTTTTAAGATTTTAAACTTCTATGAGGGTTTGTAGCAATCTGAATTTAAAGAAATAATAGAACAGTTAAGTATATATGACACTGATTGGTTTCTGTTCAGAAACTTATGATCGAATAAAATTTGCTAATAGGAATGCTAGTTTTGTGCAATAATAAGGTCTTTGCTCTTATTGCAGCTTTTGGATGAAATGATGGACAATGGTTTTCCGCTGACAACAGAACCAAATATCTTGAGGGAGATGATAACCCCGCCAAATATTGTTAGCAAAATGTTGAGTGTTGTGACTGGTAAAAATTCCAATGTCAGCACCAGACTTCCTGATGCCACAGCATCTTGTATTCCTTGGAGAAAAACTAACATGAAGCATGCAAGCAATGAAGTTTATGTTAACCTTGTTGAGGAGATTGATGCAGTCTTTAGCAGGTTTTTTTCCAGAGTCCATCTCTTATGCATCATTCTTTTTTATGCTTATATCTTGGACTTTCAACATATGCTACgaataattttaacttaatctCATTGGATTTGTTCATATCTTGTGTTCTTGGCATCTATATATGTGTCCTAAGTTTTACTTGTCATTAGTGCATTCTTTGGTCTCA includes:
- the LOC135611818 gene encoding GDSL esterase/lipase At1g09390-like translates to MAKPWQGNPLSLLLLPSQVVLALLLLLLSLRSAVESKCVLFNFGDSNSDTGGFAAGLGFYLGPPSGRQFFHKTTGRFSDGRLYVDFICEGLKMSYLSHYLESSGSNFSHGVNFAVVGAAVDLPGNPFPLSTQVLQFLHFKNRTRELMTEGSGSLVTEKEFKHAVYSIDIGQNDLAKAFYLNLSYPQVLLKIPTMLNKIEDAIKSMFENGGRKFWVYNTGPLGCLPQTLALHRKNDSQLDAFGCLSAYNDAAKAYNYGLRDLCEKMRQELKNAVIVYVDMFSIKYDLIANHTQYSIEKPLMACCGHGGPPYNYKERMTCGQPTATACPEGSRYVSWDGVHYTETANGIIASKILSAKYSQPQTDLRSLCEEQTTD